In the genome of Pseudopipra pipra isolate bDixPip1 chromosome 4, bDixPip1.hap1, whole genome shotgun sequence, one region contains:
- the LOC135412600 gene encoding cytochrome c oxidase assembly protein COX18, mitochondrial: protein MAAAAFRAPPLGGPRMRTPGCAGSPLAMWRLARAGARAPRAAAAAAAGAGPGGRGGDGGWYEWAASSEPVHWAEGGLAALQAATGLPWWAAIAGGAALLRTAVTLPLAAHQGRLLAKLENLQPEIKGLAERLRYEVSVRGKQLGWSEKVARFHFKKNLRRIVTELYIRDNCHPFKATLLVWVQIPMWVCVSLALRNCSVGAVGSQVQEQFSSGGALWFTDLTAPDSTWILPVSLGLVNLLIVEIFSLQKKMQVSRFQKLVTNLFRVVSVAMIPVAATVPSSLALYWLSSSLVGLSHNLLLRSPAFRRLCCIPRTKSDSDTPYRDIGAALAAKYSFKK from the exons ATGGCGGCCGCGGCGTTCCGCGCTCCGCCCTTGGGCGGGCCGCGCATGCGCACACCTGGGTGCGCGGGGTCGCCGTTGGCCATGTGGCGGCTCGCGCGGGCGGGCGCGCGGGccccgcgggcggcggcggcggcggcggcgggagcggggccgggcggccgCGGAGGGGACGGCGGCTGGTATGAGTGGGCGGCGAGCTCCGAGCCCGTGCACTGGGCCGAGGGCGGGCTGGCGGCGCTGCAGGCGGCCACCGGGCTACCCTGGTGGGCCGCCAtcgccggcggggccgccctGCTGCGCACCGCCGTCACCCTCCCGCTGGCCGCGCACCAGGGGCGGCTGCTCGCCAAG CTGGAAAACTTGCAGCCTGAGATTAAAGGACTCGCCGAGCGCCTTCGCTATGAGGTTTCAGTGCGAGGAAAGCAGCTGGGCTGGTCTGAAAAGGTGGCCAG GTTCCACTTCAAGAAGAACCTGCGGAGGATTGTTACAGAGCTGTACATTCGGGACAACTGCCACCCCTTCAAAGCCACCTTGCTGGTGTGGGTGCAGATCCCCATGTGGGTCTGCGTGTCCCTGGCTCTGCGCAACTGCAGCGTCGGTGCCGTGGGCTCACAAG TTCAAGAGCAGTTTTCCTCAGGAGGAGCACTGTGGTTTACAGACCTCACGGCACCTGATTCCACGTGGATTTTGCCCGTTTCCCTGGGGCTGGTGAATCTGCTGATAGTGGAG atcttttctttgcaaaaaaaaatgcaagtgtCCAGGTTCCAGAAGCTCGTGACGAATTTGTTCCGTGTGGTGTCCGTGGCCATGATCCCTGTGGCTGCCACAGTCCCCTCC tccctggcGCTGTACTGGCTGTCCTCGAGCCTCGTGGGGCTCTCCCACAACCTCCTGCTGCGCTCGCCCGCCTTCCGGCGGCTCTGCTGCATTCCAAGGACCAAATCCGACTCGGATACTCCTTACAGGGACATCGGGGCTGCCTTGGCTGCCAAGTACAGCTTTAAGAAGTGA